One window of Jannaschia sp. CCS1 genomic DNA carries:
- a CDS encoding inner membrane-spanning protein YciB, with protein MAEKQINPWLKNGLELGPPILFFIAYLYLQEKTVTVGGTDYDGFILATALFVPILLASTAILWKLTGVISRIQVFTAILVVFFGALTIWFNDDRFFKMKTSIVYAFFAIMLGIGLARGQSYLKYLMGDRLPMADEGWMIMTKRLALAFVAMGVTNEVVWRTQSDQFWVTFETFALPAFLFVVFMSQAPLIERFSLSDEEDDQTPGDPT; from the coding sequence ATGGCCGAGAAGCAAATAAACCCGTGGCTGAAGAATGGCTTGGAACTGGGCCCGCCGATCCTATTCTTCATCGCATACCTGTACTTGCAGGAAAAAACCGTCACTGTGGGCGGCACGGATTATGACGGCTTCATCCTGGCCACGGCGCTGTTCGTGCCGATCCTTTTGGCCTCCACGGCAATCTTGTGGAAGCTGACGGGTGTCATCTCCCGCATTCAGGTCTTCACCGCGATTTTGGTGGTGTTTTTTGGCGCGCTGACGATCTGGTTCAACGACGATCGTTTTTTCAAGATGAAGACATCAATCGTATACGCGTTCTTCGCGATCATGCTTGGGATCGGGCTGGCGCGTGGGCAATCCTATCTCAAATATTTGATGGGGGACCGATTGCCGATGGCGGATGAGGGCTGGATGATCATGACCAAACGCCTCGCTCTGGCCTTTGTGGCCATGGGTGTCACCAATGAGGTCGTCTGGCGGACCCAGTCGGACCAGTTTTGGGTGACGTTCGAGACGTTTGCCCTCCCGGCCTTCCTGTTCGTGGTCTTCATGTCACAAGCGCCCCTGATCGAGCGGTTCAGTCTTTCCGACGAGGAGGACGACCAGACCCCCGGCGATCCGACCTAA
- a CDS encoding DUF1127 domain-containing protein, producing MKTYFVTKLKGYAMAHLPLTRPHQASLSTAVAACAPKVQLTLLQRIVGVWRQRQHLSRLDDHMRRDIGLSDTQISHEVQRPIWDVPQTWRH from the coding sequence ATGAAGACCTACTTCGTCACGAAACTGAAAGGATACGCCATGGCTCATCTGCCTCTGACCCGCCCTCACCAGGCCTCCCTCTCCACTGCCGTGGCGGCCTGCGCACCCAAGGTCCAACTGACACTATTGCAACGCATTGTCGGCGTCTGGCGTCAGCGCCAGCATCTGAGCCGTCTGGACGATCATATGCGCCGCGATATCGGCCTGAGCGACACGCAAATCAGCCACGAAGTTCAACGGCCGATCTGGGACGTTCCGCAGACATGGCGGCATTAG
- a CDS encoding EamA family transporter: MSAWITSIEGTPAGAQAALILALSAAVLHAVFGALQKGRHDPLLARGAIDASYGLMAAPIAIFVVPWPEPHMWPIFAGAFVIHAGYKFAVLGAFRRGAFTVVYPVMRGTGPLFTVIGAWLIFGETFNGIQWLGVAVLLAGLYGLAAYNMSRITVARDTLVNALLFAVLTGLFVAVYTTYDAYGIRATADPFTFLAWFFFIDGLLFPVLAIRFYARMPDKPTLAPLALRGIVGGFIAFASFGSIMLATRLDQVGEAAVLRETSTVFAALIGWLFLREPVGPARAALMGLIALGAVIVEAGG, translated from the coding sequence ATGAGTGCTTGGATCACCTCCATCGAAGGGACGCCAGCGGGGGCGCAGGCGGCCCTGATCCTGGCGCTGTCGGCTGCCGTTCTGCACGCCGTCTTTGGCGCATTGCAGAAGGGCCGCCACGATCCGCTTTTGGCGCGCGGGGCGATTGATGCGAGCTACGGTCTTATGGCCGCACCCATCGCCATCTTCGTCGTACCCTGGCCCGAGCCGCATATGTGGCCGATCTTCGCGGGCGCGTTCGTCATCCACGCGGGCTACAAATTCGCGGTCTTGGGGGCGTTTCGCCGGGGCGCGTTCACGGTCGTCTATCCGGTCATGCGGGGGACCGGGCCGCTCTTTACGGTCATCGGTGCGTGGCTGATCTTTGGTGAGACCTTCAACGGCATCCAATGGCTTGGCGTGGCCGTCCTGCTGGCGGGCCTCTATGGCCTCGCGGCTTACAACATGTCCCGGATCACCGTCGCGCGGGACACGTTGGTCAACGCACTTCTTTTTGCCGTCCTCACCGGGCTCTTCGTCGCCGTCTACACCACCTATGACGCCTATGGCATCCGCGCGACGGCGGACCCGTTCACCTTTCTTGCGTGGTTTTTCTTCATCGACGGGTTGCTCTTCCCTGTCCTTGCCATACGCTTCTACGCCCGGATGCCCGATAAACCGACGCTCGCGCCCCTTGCGCTGCGGGGCATTGTGGGGGGCTTCATCGCGTTTGCGTCCTTCGGATCCATCATGCTGGCCACACGTCTGGACCAGGTCGGCGAAGCGGCGGTCCTGCGCGAAACCTCCACCGTGTTCGCGGCCCTCATCGGCTGGCTGTTCCTGCGTGAACCGGTCGGGCCCGCCCGCGCGGCTTTGATGGGTTTGATCGCGCTCGGTGCGGTGATAGTGGAAGCCGGAGGATAG
- a CDS encoding LysR family transcriptional regulator, producing the protein MARNLDLTSLRAFVTVVDAGGVTKASGFLNLTQSAVSMQLKRLEEALDVSLFDRTTRKLNLTGAGEQMLGYARRMLELNDEVLGRLTATEYEGEIVLGVPADVVYPAIPEVLQRFNTAYPRMKVHLLSLGTLSLKAAFERGEADVILTTEEDVDRGGETLLERPMVWIGAEEGQMWKQRPLRLAFEHDCIFRGPALTALDAAGISWEMAVDSDSMRTIEVSVSADLAVHAVIEGTESAYTSIVPHGGALPVLPRIRINMYRSDLSRAEPVDALVDLIRQAYRSI; encoded by the coding sequence ATGGCGCGAAACCTTGATCTCACCTCGCTCAGGGCCTTTGTAACGGTCGTTGACGCGGGCGGTGTCACGAAAGCTTCGGGCTTTTTGAACCTGACGCAATCGGCGGTCTCCATGCAGCTTAAACGGCTGGAAGAGGCGTTGGACGTGTCGCTGTTTGACCGCACCACGCGCAAGCTGAACCTGACGGGCGCGGGCGAACAGATGTTGGGCTATGCACGCCGGATGCTGGAGCTGAATGATGAGGTTCTGGGCCGCCTGACCGCCACCGAATATGAGGGGGAGATCGTTCTGGGTGTGCCCGCTGACGTCGTCTACCCGGCCATCCCGGAGGTTCTGCAACGCTTCAACACGGCCTACCCGCGCATGAAGGTCCATCTTCTGTCCCTCGGCACGCTCAGCCTGAAAGCAGCGTTCGAGCGGGGCGAGGCGGACGTGATCCTGACCACGGAAGAGGATGTGGACCGGGGCGGAGAGACGCTGTTGGAGCGTCCCATGGTCTGGATCGGAGCAGAAGAGGGGCAGATGTGGAAGCAGCGCCCCCTTCGGCTGGCGTTCGAACACGATTGCATCTTTCGCGGCCCGGCGCTCACGGCGCTCGATGCGGCAGGTATATCCTGGGAGATGGCGGTGGACTCCGATTCGATGCGCACCATCGAGGTCTCCGTCAGTGCCGACCTAGCGGTTCATGCGGTCATCGAGGGGACGGAATCAGCCTATACGTCGATCGTGCCCCACGGCGGCGCGCTGCCCGTGCTGCCCCGCATCCGCATCAACATGTACCGCTCAGACCTGTCCCGGGCCGAGCCTGTAGATGCCCTTGTCGATCTGATCCGCCAGGCCTACCGCTCCATCTAG
- the gatA gene encoding Asp-tRNA(Asn)/Glu-tRNA(Gln) amidotransferase subunit GatA, with protein MSDLNALTIADARDALRKGEVTSVDLTQACLSAIDQADALGTFVHKTPDLALERAKAADARIAEGDAPDMCGIPVGIKDLFCTEGVPSQAASRILDGFKPEYESTVSGKLRDAGAVMLGKLNMDEFAMGSSNETSVYGNAVNPWRAGNSDAALTPGGSSGGSASAVAGDLCLAATGTDTGGSIRQPAAFTGIVGLKPTYGRCSRWGIVAFASSLDQAGPMTKTVRDAAIMGRAMMGYDAKDSTSANIDVPDFEAMLTGDIRGKIIGIPKEYRMDGMPDEIETLWADGTAMLKDAGAVIRDISLPHTKYALPAYYVIAPAEASSNLARYDGVRFGYRADMAPGDGITEMYEKTRAEGFGPEVQRRVMIGTYVLSAGFYDAYYNRARRVRALIKRDFDEVFAAGVDAILTPATPSAAFELGKEVSDPVEMYLNDVFTVTVNLAGLPGVAVPTGVDRNGLPLGLQLIGKPWEEGELLNTAYALEAAAGFVAKPARWW; from the coding sequence ATGTCTGATTTGAATGCCTTGACCATTGCCGACGCCCGGGACGCCCTGCGCAAGGGAGAGGTCACATCCGTGGACCTGACCCAGGCCTGCCTGTCCGCGATTGACCAAGCCGATGCGCTTGGCACCTTCGTCCACAAGACGCCGGATCTGGCGCTGGAACGTGCGAAGGCCGCGGACGCCCGGATCGCAGAGGGTGACGCGCCCGACATGTGCGGCATTCCCGTGGGCATCAAGGATCTGTTTTGCACCGAAGGTGTCCCCAGCCAGGCGGCATCCAGAATCCTGGACGGCTTCAAACCGGAATACGAATCCACCGTGTCTGGCAAGTTGCGGGACGCGGGCGCGGTGATGTTGGGCAAGCTGAACATGGACGAATTCGCCATGGGCTCCTCCAACGAAACGTCCGTTTACGGCAATGCCGTGAACCCATGGCGCGCGGGCAATTCCGACGCGGCCCTGACACCGGGGGGATCGTCAGGCGGGAGTGCGTCAGCTGTGGCGGGCGATCTGTGTTTGGCGGCAACGGGTACGGATACGGGCGGCTCCATCCGGCAACCGGCGGCGTTCACCGGCATCGTTGGCCTGAAGCCCACCTACGGGCGGTGCTCGCGCTGGGGGATCGTGGCGTTTGCGTCATCCCTCGATCAGGCCGGGCCGATGACCAAAACCGTGCGCGACGCGGCGATCATGGGTCGTGCGATGATGGGCTATGACGCGAAGGACAGCACGTCTGCCAATATCGACGTGCCGGATTTTGAGGCGATGCTGACCGGCGACATCCGCGGCAAAATCATTGGTATTCCAAAGGAATATCGCATGGACGGCATGCCAGACGAGATTGAGACACTCTGGGCCGACGGCACCGCAATGCTGAAGGACGCGGGCGCTGTGATCCGCGATATCTCCCTGCCGCACACGAAATACGCCCTGCCCGCCTATTATGTGATCGCACCGGCGGAGGCGTCATCGAACCTCGCGCGCTATGATGGCGTGCGCTTCGGCTACCGCGCCGATATGGCGCCGGGTGACGGCATCACCGAGATGTATGAAAAGACCCGCGCGGAAGGCTTCGGGCCCGAGGTGCAGCGCCGCGTGATGATCGGCACCTATGTGCTCTCCGCCGGGTTCTATGACGCCTATTACAACCGGGCGCGGCGCGTGCGGGCGTTGATCAAGCGTGATTTCGATGAGGTGTTCGCCGCCGGTGTCGATGCAATCCTGACCCCCGCCACCCCCTCTGCCGCGTTCGAGTTGGGCAAGGAGGTCAGCGACCCGGTCGAGATGTATCTGAACGACGTCTTCACCGTGACGGTCAACCTCGCGGGTCTTCCGGGCGTCGCGGTGCCGACGGGCGTGGACCGCAACGGTCTGCCCCTTGGGTTGCAACTGATCGGCAAGCCGTGGGAGGAGGGCGAGTTGCTGAACACCGCCTATGCGCTGGAGGCGGCCGCCGGTTTTGTGGCAAAGCCCGCGCGTTGGTGGTAG
- a CDS encoding Bax inhibitor-1/YccA family protein, protein MAEYQTMRSQGMAGSAAEIDQGLRAHMNKVYGTMSIGLLITFAAAWAVGANPAILQYLFSFETGGPTILGWIAMFAPLGMIFAFGAVITKASAAAAQTFFYAFAAVMGISIAYIFAVYTGASIVQAFLVTSIAFAGLSTWGYVTKRDISGWGAFLIMGLIGGIVLMLLSFALSAFWGIVIPGFDLALSALLLLVFAGLTAYHTQAIKQDYVDHAQHGDSEWLAKSAIMGALNLYMSFINMFLIILSFLGNRE, encoded by the coding sequence ATGGCTGAATATCAGACGATGCGCTCCCAGGGCATGGCCGGCTCCGCCGCGGAGATCGACCAAGGCCTGCGCGCCCATATGAACAAGGTCTACGGCACGATGTCGATTGGCCTGTTGATCACCTTTGCCGCTGCCTGGGCAGTCGGCGCGAACCCTGCAATCCTGCAATACCTGTTCAGCTTTGAGACAGGTGGTCCGACAATTCTTGGCTGGATCGCGATGTTCGCACCCCTTGGCATGATCTTTGCCTTCGGTGCCGTGATCACCAAAGCGTCTGCCGCAGCCGCGCAGACATTCTTCTACGCCTTCGCGGCGGTGATGGGCATTTCGATTGCCTACATCTTCGCGGTCTATACCGGCGCATCGATCGTTCAGGCGTTCCTCGTGACATCCATTGCCTTTGCGGGCCTCAGCACCTGGGGTTATGTGACGAAGCGGGATATCTCCGGCTGGGGCGCGTTTCTGATCATGGGCCTGATAGGTGGCATCGTACTGATGCTTCTGTCCTTCGCACTGTCCGCGTTCTGGGGCATTGTGATCCCCGGCTTTGATCTGGCGTTGTCCGCGCTGCTGCTGCTGGTCTTCGCGGGTCTCACCGCCTATCACACGCAGGCGATCAAGCAGGATTACGTTGACCACGCACAGCATGGTGACAGCGAATGGCTGGCGAAATCCGCGATCATGGGTGCGCTGAACCTCTACATGTCGTTCATCAACATGTTCCTGATCATCCTCAGCTTCCTCGGCAACCGCGAATAA
- a CDS encoding rhodanese-like domain-containing protein, whose product MPHDFPQITPVDALAAMASPNAPARLDIRLPEDVAEDTTRLPGAVSVCFDDIAQQASLAAPNGAIVICHKGLKLSAGVTARLRARGVRAWRLQGGHVGWTRAGLTTMPGDAPALVALPLEAAPEDVLATWATIRFAAPRAELLEVPLADLPGVLHRFGARVANPPPALPGLSQMGRVLPALDLALNAGPPSASFPLLDQVYNGAVRATLGDRDGVA is encoded by the coding sequence ATGCCTCATGACTTCCCCCAGATCACTCCGGTCGACGCCCTTGCAGCCATGGCCAGCCCCAACGCACCCGCCCGTCTGGACATCCGCCTGCCCGAGGATGTGGCAGAGGATACGACACGCCTGCCCGGTGCCGTTTCGGTGTGCTTCGACGATATCGCGCAACAGGCCAGCCTGGCTGCGCCCAACGGGGCAATCGTGATCTGCCACAAGGGTCTGAAACTCAGCGCCGGGGTGACGGCGCGGTTGCGCGCGCGGGGCGTACGGGCCTGGCGGTTGCAGGGTGGTCATGTGGGATGGACACGGGCCGGGTTGACCACGATGCCCGGCGACGCACCCGCGCTTGTCGCGCTGCCGCTGGAGGCCGCGCCCGAGGACGTCCTGGCCACCTGGGCCACGATCCGTTTCGCCGCGCCGCGCGCTGAGCTGCTGGAGGTGCCCCTAGCGGACCTACCCGGCGTTCTGCACCGGTTCGGTGCGCGCGTTGCAAATCCTCCGCCGGCCCTCCCCGGCCTCTCGCAGATGGGACGTGTCCTGCCCGCGCTGGACCTTGCGCTGAACGCGGGGCCACCATCGGCCAGTTTCCCGTTGCTCGATCAGGTCTACAACGGGGCCGTGCGCGCGACCTTGGGCGACCGGGACGGGGTGGCATGA
- the rpmG gene encoding 50S ribosomal protein L33 yields the protein MAKPTTIKIRLNSSAGTGHFYVTKKNARTMTEKMVVRKYDPVARKHVEYKEGKIK from the coding sequence ATGGCGAAGCCAACCACAATCAAGATCCGCCTCAACTCGTCCGCAGGCACGGGCCACTTCTATGTGACCAAAAAGAACGCACGCACGATGACAGAGAAGATGGTCGTACGAAAGTACGATCCGGTGGCGCGCAAGCATGTCGAATACAAAGAAGGCAAGATCAAGTAA
- the gatC gene encoding Asp-tRNA(Asn)/Glu-tRNA(Gln) amidotransferase subunit GatC — protein sequence MSIDESTAAKVAKLARIKVEDDALPALANEFNAILGFIEQLEEVDVEGVDPMVSVTPMALPRREDVVTDGDQQTRVLTNAPDAREGFFSVPKVVE from the coding sequence ATGTCCATCGACGAGAGCACCGCCGCCAAGGTCGCCAAACTTGCCCGCATCAAGGTTGAGGACGACGCCCTGCCTGCCCTGGCCAATGAGTTCAATGCGATCCTGGGGTTCATCGAACAACTCGAAGAGGTGGACGTGGAGGGCGTGGACCCGATGGTGTCGGTCACGCCCATGGCGCTGCCCCGACGCGAAGATGTGGTGACAGACGGTGACCAACAGACCCGCGTTCTGACCAATGCACCTGATGCGCGTGAAGGCTTCTTCTCAGTCCCGAAAGTGGTGGAATAA
- a CDS encoding N-acetylmuramoyl-L-alanine amidase, translating into MPRSRRLKRSPRLTAKSLQSPNFGPRRDGLKPELVVIHYTAMPNCASAAKVLCDPAREVSAHYLIGRDGDVLNLVPEDMRAWHAGKGEWRGAGDVNSRSIGIELDNDGLTPFSEPLMAALETLLPTVLAAWRIGPDGVIGHSDMAPGRKIDPGRRFDWQRLARQGLAVWSQASGDTVDAARFRGDAQAFGYGDMDDTLLLDVVRMRFRPWASGPLDGTDCAIMADIAARYGLDRRGPGA; encoded by the coding sequence ATGCCCCGGTCGAGACGTTTGAAACGCTCCCCGCGATTGACAGCTAAATCTTTGCAAAGCCCCAATTTCGGGCCAAGGCGCGATGGGTTGAAGCCAGAGTTGGTTGTGATCCACTACACCGCGATGCCGAACTGCGCATCAGCCGCAAAAGTGCTGTGCGACCCGGCGCGGGAGGTCTCCGCCCATTATTTGATCGGGCGCGATGGCGACGTGTTGAACCTTGTGCCAGAGGACATGCGCGCTTGGCACGCAGGCAAGGGCGAATGGCGCGGGGCGGGGGATGTGAACTCCCGCTCGATCGGGATCGAGTTGGACAATGACGGGCTGACGCCCTTCTCCGAGCCGCTGATGGCGGCGCTCGAAACGCTCCTCCCTACGGTCCTCGCCGCATGGCGGATTGGGCCAGACGGCGTGATCGGGCATTCAGACATGGCCCCGGGGCGCAAAATTGACCCCGGCAGGCGGTTTGACTGGCAACGACTGGCGCGGCAGGGATTGGCAGTGTGGTCGCAGGCCTCCGGCGATACGGTTGATGCAGCGCGGTTTCGGGGCGATGCACAGGCTTTTGGGTATGGAGACATGGACGATACGCTGCTGCTGGACGTGGTGCGGATGCGGTTCCGGCCCTGGGCGTCCGGTCCGCTGGATGGAACCGACTGCGCGATCATGGCGGACATTGCGGCACGCTATGGGCTTGACCGGCGCGGGCCGGGCGCATAG
- a CDS encoding pseudouridine synthase: MVDGERIAKRLSRAGVASRREAERMIEAGRVSVNGAVIESPALNVTDADVIEVDNAPLPEIERPRVWMYHKPTGLVTSNADEKGRETVFDKLPDSLPRVMSVGRLDMNSEGLLLLTNDGGVKRKLELPSTGWLRKYRVRMKGAPKDEDFAPLRRGIVAEGERFQPMEVSLDRVQGANAWITVGLREGKNREIRRAMAELGFEVNRLIRVSYGPFRLGELKPGEVEEVRPRVLRDQLGLEAATEGHAEPKAKPAFKGKRRKAPDARKSGERLAPRGKPSGAVRSDRRGSGRPPRRKD; the protein is encoded by the coding sequence ATGGTTGATGGTGAACGAATAGCAAAGCGGCTGAGCCGTGCGGGCGTGGCCTCGCGGCGGGAAGCGGAACGGATGATCGAGGCCGGGCGTGTGAGCGTCAACGGTGCGGTGATCGAGAGCCCGGCGTTGAACGTGACCGACGCCGATGTGATTGAGGTCGACAACGCCCCCCTGCCCGAAATCGAGCGGCCCCGCGTGTGGATGTATCACAAGCCCACCGGGCTGGTGACCAGCAATGCCGACGAGAAGGGCCGCGAAACAGTCTTCGACAAGCTGCCCGACAGCTTGCCGCGGGTGATGTCTGTGGGGCGGCTCGATATGAACTCCGAAGGGCTTTTGTTGCTGACCAATGACGGCGGGGTGAAGCGGAAGCTGGAATTGCCCTCAACGGGCTGGTTACGCAAATACCGCGTGCGCATGAAGGGCGCGCCCAAGGACGAGGATTTTGCGCCTCTGCGGCGGGGAATTGTGGCGGAGGGGGAGCGGTTTCAGCCGATGGAGGTCTCGCTTGACCGCGTTCAGGGGGCAAATGCCTGGATCACGGTAGGCTTGCGCGAAGGCAAAAATCGGGAGATCCGCCGCGCCATGGCGGAACTGGGGTTCGAGGTGAACCGATTGATTCGTGTCTCTTACGGCCCGTTCCGGTTGGGTGAGCTAAAGCCGGGCGAGGTGGAAGAAGTCCGCCCCCGTGTCCTGCGCGATCAACTGGGGTTGGAGGCTGCGACAGAGGGCCATGCGGAACCGAAGGCCAAGCCAGCATTCAAAGGCAAGCGTCGCAAGGCGCCGGACGCCCGGAAAAGCGGTGAACGGTTGGCCCCTCGGGGCAAGCCAAGCGGTGCGGTTAGGTCGGATCGCCGGGGGTCTGGTCGTCCTCCTCGTCGGAAAGACTGA
- a CDS encoding GNAT family N-acetyltransferase yields MVHEMTIRATNAGDLPKVDALLAASYPVLLKPDYAPSTLVTCLPLITRARPELLRCGTYYIAEDGDGALAAGGWTHGAPQGGVGPRDVGHIRHVVTHPKALRRGLARAILERSFRAARISGVRWMMCQSTRTAEPFYASLGFQRRGEIDIRLAPGISFPAVEMIRAL; encoded by the coding sequence ATGGTGCATGAGATGACGATACGGGCCACGAATGCGGGCGATCTGCCCAAAGTGGATGCGTTGCTGGCGGCGAGTTATCCGGTGCTGCTCAAGCCCGATTACGCACCCTCCACGCTTGTCACATGCCTGCCGCTGATCACCCGCGCCCGACCGGAGCTTCTGCGCTGCGGCACCTACTATATTGCGGAGGACGGCGACGGCGCATTGGCGGCAGGGGGCTGGACCCATGGTGCGCCGCAAGGGGGCGTGGGGCCGCGTGACGTGGGCCATATCCGCCATGTGGTGACCCATCCCAAGGCGCTGCGTCGCGGTCTGGCCCGCGCCATATTGGAGCGCAGCTTTCGCGCCGCGCGCATCTCGGGCGTGCGATGGATGATGTGCCAGTCCACGCGCACGGCGGAGCCATTCTACGCGTCCTTGGGGTTCCAGAGACGTGGCGAGATCGACATCCGCCTTGCACCGGGGATCAGCTTCCCGGCGGTCGAGATGATCCGCGCCCTTTGA
- a CDS encoding nucleoside deaminase: MTQFTSFMEAALDQARQAAARGEVPVGAVISRNGEIIARAGNRTREDHDPTGHAEILAIRSACAALQSERLPGCDLWVTLEPCPACAATISAARIRRLYYAAPDPKSGGIAQGPRIFTHPQAHHVPEIYTGLLEEEAATLLRDFFAGKR, from the coding sequence ATGACCCAATTCACCTCATTCATGGAAGCTGCCCTAGATCAGGCACGCCAGGCCGCCGCGCGTGGTGAGGTGCCGGTGGGCGCTGTGATCAGCCGAAACGGTGAAATCATCGCCCGGGCGGGCAACCGCACACGCGAAGACCATGACCCTACCGGCCACGCGGAAATCCTCGCGATCCGAAGCGCCTGCGCGGCGCTGCAATCTGAGCGCCTGCCCGGTTGCGATCTCTGGGTGACGCTGGAGCCATGTCCGGCGTGCGCGGCCACAATCTCAGCGGCGCGGATCAGGCGGCTCTACTACGCCGCCCCTGACCCGAAATCCGGCGGCATCGCTCAGGGCCCGCGCATCTTCACCCACCCGCAGGCCCACCACGTTCCGGAGATCTATACTGGCCTCCTGGAAGAAGAGGCTGCCACCCTCCTGCGCGATTTCTTTGCGGGCAAACGCTAA
- the chrA gene encoding chromate efflux transporter has product MTAPSTADLLRIFGRIGLLSFGGPAAQIALMHRELVEERPWLTEQQFLSALSFCMLLPGPEAMQLATYAGWRLRGTLGGLIAGLLFILPGAAVMLALASLYATFGAVPLVEAVFLGIKATVIVIVLRALLKVSKKALTGTVAWVLAGAAFVAIFVFDVPFPFIIAAAAAVGTIALTGTAQPAPVIRVSTAQTARTLAIWGALWLLPLLGLGVFAPPLLADVARFFATLAVVTFGGAYAVLAYMVQEVVGTYGWLTTGQMMDALGLAETTPGPLILVTQFVGFMAGQQEGGWGMGALAALVTLWVTFTPCFLWIFAGAPYVEWIASRPRLTGALQGITAAVVGVIANLSTWFALNVWFGDVQRGLFGLWMPDVATINLAAIALSALAAALLLWREMDLLRVLAVMAVAGIGFSYAVAGI; this is encoded by the coding sequence ATGACCGCGCCCTCAACCGCAGACTTGCTCCGCATCTTTGGCCGGATCGGGCTATTGTCCTTCGGCGGGCCAGCCGCCCAGATCGCCCTGATGCACAGGGAGTTGGTGGAGGAGCGCCCCTGGCTAACCGAACAGCAATTCCTCAGCGCGCTCAGCTTCTGCATGCTGCTGCCGGGGCCCGAGGCGATGCAGCTGGCCACCTATGCGGGATGGCGGTTGCGCGGCACCCTCGGCGGGTTGATCGCGGGGCTGTTGTTCATTCTGCCGGGCGCGGCGGTGATGCTGGCCCTTGCAAGCCTGTACGCGACCTTTGGGGCGGTGCCATTGGTCGAGGCGGTGTTTCTGGGCATCAAGGCCACCGTGATCGTGATCGTGCTTCGGGCGCTGCTGAAGGTGTCGAAGAAGGCCCTGACAGGGACGGTGGCCTGGGTCCTGGCCGGGGCCGCGTTTGTGGCGATTTTTGTGTTCGATGTGCCCTTTCCCTTCATCATCGCGGCGGCCGCTGCCGTGGGCACTATCGCCCTGACAGGTACAGCGCAGCCCGCCCCCGTCATTCGCGTCTCCACCGCCCAGACCGCGCGCACCTTGGCAATCTGGGGGGCGCTGTGGCTACTGCCCCTCCTCGGGCTCGGGGTCTTCGCCCCTCCCCTCCTCGCAGATGTGGCGCGGTTTTTTGCGACCCTTGCGGTCGTGACCTTCGGCGGGGCCTACGCCGTCTTGGCCTACATGGTGCAGGAGGTCGTGGGGACCTATGGCTGGCTCACCACCGGGCAGATGATGGACGCCCTTGGCCTGGCCGAAACGACGCCGGGGCCGCTGATCCTTGTGACGCAATTCGTGGGCTTCATGGCAGGACAGCAAGAGGGCGGCTGGGGCATGGGGGCGCTGGCCGCACTTGTGACGCTCTGGGTCACGTTCACGCCCTGTTTCCTGTGGATTTTTGCGGGCGCGCCTTATGTGGAATGGATCGCCTCCCGGCCCCGCCTGACGGGCGCCTTGCAGGGCATAACGGCGGCGGTCGTGGGCGTGATCGCCAACCTCTCGACGTGGTTCGCGCTCAACGTCTGGTTCGGGGATGTGCAGCGCGGCCTGTTCGGCCTTTGGATGCCCGACGTTGCGACGATCAACCTTGCGGCCATCGCCCTGTCGGCCCTGGCCGCGGCCTTGCTGCTATGGCGCGAAATGGATTTGCTGCGCGTCCTGGCCGTCATGGCGGTGGCGGGGATTGGCTTCAGTTATGCGGTTGCGGGCATTTGA